The nucleotide sequence AATGATGTGGAGGATGTATCCGCAGAACGGGTTTATGCCCCATGGTTTGATGCAGAGCAAGTAATGCGGAAAAACTCTATCCTGCTTTTTAGCCTCGAATCACGACTACCCATTAAGGATTTTGATATTCTGGGATTTAGCCTACAATATGAATTGAGCTATACCAATATCCTGAATATGCTTGATTTAGCCCAAATCCCTCTTCTTGCTTCTTCCCGCAATGAACAATTTCCATTAGTTATTGCGGGCGGTCCTGTGGCTTTTAATCCGGAACCGTTAGCTGATTTTATCGATTTATTCTGCATTGGTGATGGAGAAGAAATTATCCTTGAATTAATCGAGGTTTATAAACAAAATCGGCATAAGTCAAAACCAGCCCTTTTACTCGCTTTGAGTAAAATAGAAGGCGTGTATGTCCCTTCTTTTTATCAGGTAGATTACGATAAAGATAGACGGATTAAAAAAATTAGCCCCAAAATAGCCGATGTCCCTGAAAAAATCAAAAAGCGTATTATTAAAGACCTGGATAAGGCAAAATTTCCAATTAAACAAATCATTCCCTTTATGAATATTGTTCATGACCGGGCATCATTAGAGATTCAACGAGGTTGCACGCAAGGCTGTCGGTTTTGTCATGCCGGGATGGTCTATCGTCCACTCCGGGAAAGGTCGGTATCTTGCCTCTTGAATCAGGCTATTGAACTTATCTCTAACACTGGCTATGAAGAATTATCATTGGGCTCTTTGAGCACCTCGCAGTATTCTTATATTTTAAATTTAATCAATTGTCTCCATACACAATTTGGCAATAGTGTAAGTTTATCCTTACCTTCTTTACGGGTAAAACCACTTATCACGGAAATTTCATCTATCCTGTCTAAAATCAAACCTACGGGTCTGACGCTTGTCCCGGAGGTAGGCACTTCAAAGATGCAAAAGGTAATTAATAAAAAAGTGATGCTTGAAGAACTAACTAATGCCATTCAGTCTATATTTCAAGCAGGTTGGCGCGGGGTGAAACTCTATTTCATAATTGGTTTGCCACTCGAAAATTATGAGGATTTAGATGGAATTATTGATATTATTTATAAAATAAATAAGATTTGTAAAGGTAGGCATAATCTAAAGATAAGCCTATCTTCTTATGTCCCAAAACCGCATACTCCATTTCAATGGTGTGGACAATTGCCCAAAGAGGAATTAATCGCCAGACAACATTATCTCCTTGATAAATTGCCAGGAAAAAAAATAGAAATCAACTGGCATGATACAAATTTAAGTTTTTTAGAGGCGGTCTTCTCAAAAGGCGACCGCAGATTAGGAGCGGTGTTATTAAAGGCTTATGAATCAGGGTGTAAATTTGATGGCTGGAACGAGTATTTTGACTTTGACAAATGGCAGAAGGCATTTGAGGCGATGAATATCAACCCGATGTTTTATGCGAATAGACCAATGGATTTTAATGACATTCTACCCTGGAACCATATTGATGCAGGCGTAACTAAAGATTTTCTCTGGCAAGAATACCAAAAGGCAATTAAAGGAGAGGAAACCCCAGATTGTAGAGAAACTCAAAAATGCAATCAATGTGGTCTGGAAAAAGAATGCACTTATCAGAGCACAGACCATGAAACACAGAGCACAGAGCCAAAATACCAGTTGCCAATTACCAATTACCAATTACCAGTTACCAATCACCAGTTACCAATTACCAGTTACCAATTACCAGTTACCAATCACCAGTTACCAATTACCAGTTACCAATCACCAGTTACCAATCACCAGTTACCAATTACCAGTTACCAATTACCAGTTACCAATCACCAGTTACCAATTACCAGTTACCAATTACCAGTTACCAATCACCAGTTACCAATTACCAGTTACCAATCACCAGTTACCAATCACCAGTTACCAATTACCAGTTACCAATTACCAGTTACCAATCACCAGTTACCAATTACCAGTTACCAATTACCAGTTACCAAACTAAGGGTAAGGATTAAGTTCACCAAAAAAGGGGATGTGCAATATATCTCCCATTTAGACCTGATGCGGGTTTTAATGCGGGCGATGCGAAGGGCAAATATTCCTGTGGCGATGACTCAGGGCTATAATCCTCATCCAAAACTTTCCCTTTCACACGCATTAGCCGTAGGAATAAATAGTCAGGCAGAGTATGCGGATTTAGATTTATATCGACCGATAAAGTTGGATGAATTAATCCTGCAACTCAATCAAACTTTACCCGAAGGAATAAAAATCCTGCAAGCAGGTTTTGTCGCAACTAATTGTCAATCTTTAACTTCTCTTATCAATCGATTAGTCTACAAAATACAACTAAAAGAATGTATCTCAAAATCAAAGATTGAAGAATTTCTGGCAAAAGAGGAAATCTTAAGTTTTAGAGAAGGCAAAGAGCTAAATATCCGCCAGTTTATCGACCAAATCACTGCAGCAAATGAACCAAATGAGTTATTAGTTTGTTTTAAAGTAGATAATGGGAAAACAGTAAAGTTCCCGGAGTTCTTACAGGCATTGTTAGGAGAAGAAAAACAAGTGGAGAATATTAGCCGGGTTGACCAATTCTATAAAGATGATTCTGGAAATTCGCATTCTCCTTTATAGGAAAACGGATAGGTCGAATTTTTTGTAAGATGATTAAACAGATTTTTTTAGTAAGCGGATTAAACGGATTGAGCGGATTTTTTTTTATTTCTTTTTCCGCTAAATCCGTTAAATCCGCTTACTAAATCCACCCGTTTTACTATTAAAAATCTGCTTCCTTAATTTTCTACCTGCACAGGTCGTAAAATTTTGTGTTACGTAAAAATCATTTGTGCACATTCGGGAAACTATTTGTGGACATACTCGCATAATTTCATAGGTGAAATTCCCATATCTTTTTATCACCTTTATACACCATGAACTTCTGAGAGGGAATGAG is from bacterium and encodes:
- a CDS encoding TIGR03936 family radical SAM-associated protein, which produces MKFTKKGDVQYISHLDLMRVLMRAMRRANIPVAMTQGYNPHPKLSLSHALAVGINSQAEYADLDLYRPIKLDELILQLNQTLPEGIKILQAGFVATNCQSLTSLINRLVYKIQLKECISKSKIEEFLAKEEILSFREGKELNIRQFIDQITAANEPNELLVCFKVDNGKTVKFPEFLQALLGEEKQVENISRVDQFYKDDSGNSHSPL